Genomic segment of Deltaproteobacteria bacterium GWC2_65_14:
ACGACCCCCACGTCCACCCCGTGCCTCGGCCCCACCAGGACTTCGGGCCGCTTCCTCCCCAGATGCGGAAGGATGATCTCGTTGAAGATGTCGGCGGATACCTTCCCGATGACGGGCATCTGCGGTTTCATGCCCCCCCCTGCATGCTCTGTCCCCAATTCTCCGCTTCGTGAAATCCAGACCCAATAGTATCACTTCCCTTCCTCCGGAGGCGGGCCGGCGGATTCGTCCGGGCAGGCAACCTGCCCAGACTGTATCGGCTACGGCCTCGAGACGAACGGATTGCCTTGGATGTAGAAGCGCAGCAGCCTCCGTGCCCAGCGCCCGGCGTAGGCGACGCCGATCCGGGGCCTTCTGACGATCGAAACCGGTTCGGTCGTGCGAGGACCCGCGATGTGGAACTCGTCGCGGGTCAAATCGTAACCGTTGAGCTGCCGGTCGATCCCCATCGCCCGGCACAGCAGGCCGGGCCCCCGGGTCGGGCCTTCGATATTCTTCACCGGCTCGACCGCCCGCAGCAGCACGGCGGAGGCGTGCCCTTCCCGCTCGGTAACGACGTTCATGCAGCAGTGGATTCCGTAGACCAGGTAGACGTAGGCGTGCCCCGGCGGGCCGAACATGACCCGGGTCCTCTCCGTCCGCCCACGGGAGGAATGCGCGGCAAGATCGTGCGGCCCTAGATAGGCCTCGACCTCCACGATCCGGCCGATCCGCTCCACGCCGTTGGACACGCGGACCAGCGACTTCCCGAGAAGCTCCCGGGCGACCACGACGGTGTCGCGATCGTAAAACGCCCGCGGCAGTCTGTCCATCCCCGGAATCAACCGAAGGGCTCCTCCCATCCCGGATCCTTCCATGATGGTATGAAAAAAAGCCGTCCGGAAAAACCCGAAGGTTCCTCCGGCCGGCCGATGAAAGCAGCAGACGGCGCAGGCTATTGCCGCATCTGGGACTCCGCCTTGACCCCCTCGTTCAGGATGATCACCTCGACCCGCCGGTTCTGCGCCCGGTTGGCGTCGGTGTCGTTTGGATACGCCGGGTGTTTTTTCCCGTATCCCACGGTGGTGATCCGGGGTACTTCGACCCCGTCTCCGACCAGCTTCGTCTTCACCGACTCGGCCCGCAGCCGGGAGAGCCCCAGGTTGTAATCGTCCGACCCGATGCTGTCGGTATGCCCCTCGATCAGCACGTTCCGGTTCGGATACTTCGTCAAGAAGGCCGCCAGCTTCTCCACGCTCCGGTCCGCCTTCGGGGACAGATCGGCCTTGCCGAACGCGAACAGCACGTCGCCGATCGTCAGCACGATCCCCCGTTCGGTCTGCTTGGCCTTGAGATCCGACAGCTCCTGCATGAGCATGTCGGCCTCCGCCTTGGCCCTGGCCGCCTTCTCGGCCTCCGCGGCGGCATTCAGCCGGGCCTGCTCGGCTTCCCTCCTGGCCTTTTCCGCTTTTTCCGTCTCCGCGGCGGCCGCAAGGCGGGCCTGCTCGGCCTCCGCTTTTGCTTTGGCCGCCCGCTCCGCCTCCGAGGCTGCCCCCAGCCGTGCCTTCTCGGTCTCGGCCTTCGCCATGGCCGCACGCTCCGCTTCCGCGGCCGCGGCCTGTCTCGCCTTCGCGGCCTCCTCTTCCGCCTTTTTCTTCTCGAGTTCCCGCTGGCGGTCCAGTTCCTTTTTCCTCTCGATCGCCTTGGCCGTCTCCTCGTTCAACCTCTGCGTTTCCCCGTCCGCCATCTTCCCTTCCGCGACGACCATGGCGATCCGGGCCTTCTTCTCCGCCACATAGCTATAGTGCAGCATATCGGTCGTATTCCCGGACTGCTCTGCCTCCTGAACCGCTTTTTCGGCGTCCGACAGGTGGATCGGCGCGAGAGTTTTCACATTCGGATCCGCCTTGGCCTGTGCATAGGCCTGTCGCGCTTTTTCCAGCTGGTCCTTGGCCATCTTGGAAGGACCGCACCCGGCAACAAGGACCGCGAGACCCACCGAAAGAATCCACCACGCACCGTCCCCCATCCGCTTTCCCGTCACAGGATTCATGATCCGGTCTCCCTTGGAAGTGTGTTGATTCGTCATTTCGATTGGGATTGCCGCTCGATTTCCTGGCGGAGCATTTCGAGGTTTTTCCCCACCTCCTCCGCGTTCATCCTGGCTTTCGCTGCCGCCGCCTTGGCCCGTGCGTAGTCGGCCATGACCGCACCTTCCCTCGCCAGGCGTGCCGCCTCGTTATACGCTTCCAGGTCGAACGCGGCCCTGGCCTGGAACATCCTTTCCTCCGCGACTTTCAGTTCTCCTTCCGCGCTCCTGGAGGCTTCCACCGCCTTGGCCTCGTTCACCGCCTTTACTCCCTGGGAGATAATCAGACCGGATTCTTCCTTGCGGTAATTCCGGGTGGCGCACCCCGCCGGGAGCAGAAAACTAACGGCCAGCAATCCCGCGATGACTCCTTGCGTGACTCCCTTTCGACCCCTCATGTCCCAGCTCCTTTCCGATCGATTATGGACATCCCGCAGAGC
This window contains:
- a CDS encoding 3-methyladenine DNA glycosylase, with product MDRLPRAFYDRDTVVVARELLGKSLVRVSNGVERIGRIVEVEAYLGPHDLAAHSSRGRTERTRVMFGPPGHAYVYLVYGIHCCMNVVTEREGHASAVLLRAVEPVKNIEGPTRGPGLLCRAMGIDRQLNGYDLTRDEFHIAGPRTTEPVSIVRRPRIGVAYAGRWARRLLRFYIQGNPFVSRP